The following DNA comes from Nocardia sp. XZ_19_385.
CGGACTACCAGCCCGCCCCGAATTACGAGCCCGACTATCAGCCGCAGCCGGAGTACGAACCGATGCCGGAATACGGTCCGGCCAACGACTACTACTCGGGGCAGGACTACCCGGCCCCGGTCTCGGCGCCGGCCGCGCCGGCGCCCGAGCCGGCCGCCCGGCCGAATGGTCAGTCCACGCGCCGCGAGTCCGGGCCGCCCGGACAGGAGTCGTTGTTCACCCCCGAGCCGGTCCCGATGCGTGGTCCCGGCCGCGATCCGGGCGGTCGGTCGTCGCACCACGACGAGCCCGAGCCGGTGATCGCCGCCGTCCATCAGCCGGTCCGGGAACATCCCGGCCGGGAGCATCCGAGCCGGGAACACCAGCCGCGGGAGCACCAGGCGCGGGAACACCCCGGCCGGGAGCACCAGCCCCGCGAACAACAGCCGGCCCGCGACAGCAGGCCCGCGCATCCCGATCACGAGGACGACGACGAGCCGATCGTCAGCGCCCGCAACTCCTGGCCGACCTACTTCACCAAAACTCAGGAGACGCCGGCGCCGAGCTCCTCGGCCAGCCTGAACGCCAAGTACACCTTCGAGACCTTCGTCATCGGTGCGTCCAACCGGTTCGCGCACGCCGCCGCGGTCGCCATCGCGGAGGCGCCCGCGCGTGCCTACAATCCGCTGTTCGTCTGGGGCGCTTCGGGTTTGGGCAAGACGCACCTGCTGCACGCGGCCGGGCACTATGCCCAGCGGCTGTTCCCGGGCATGCGGGTGAAGTACGTCTCGACCGAGGAATTCACCAACGACTTCATCAACTCGCTGCGTGACGATCGGAAGGTGGCGTTCAAGCGCCGCTACCGCGAGACCGACATCCTGCTGGTCGACGACATCCAGTTCATCGAGGGCAAGGAAGGCATCCAGGAGGAGTTCTTCCACACCTTCAACACCCTGCACAACGCCAACAAACAGATCGTGGTGTCCTCGGACCGGCCGCCCAAGCAGCTGGCGACGCTGGAGGAACGGCTGCGGACCAGGTTCGAGTGGGGCCTGATCACCGATGTGCAGCCGCCGGAGCTGGAGACCCGGATCGCGATCCTGCGCAAGAAGGCGCGCATGGACCGGCTCGACGTGCCGCACGACGTGATGGAGCTGATCGCCAGCCGGGTGGAACGCAATATCCGGGAGCTGGAGGGCGCGCTGATCCGCGTCACCGCGTTCGCCTCGCTGAACGGGCAGCCGCTGGATCTGCCGCTGGCCGAGGTGGTGCTGCGCGATCTGATGCCGGAAACCGCGGCGCTGGAGATCAACGCGGCCACGATCATGGCGGTGACCGCGGAGTACTTCAACACCACGCTGGAGGAGCTGACCGGTCCCGGCAAGGCCCGGCCGCTAGCGCAAGCCCGCCAGATCGCGATGTATCTATGCCGCGAGCTCACCGATCTGTCGCTGCCGAAGATCGGCCAGGCGTTCGGCCGAGACCACACCACGGTCATGTACGCGGAGAAAAAAGTGCGCAAGGAGATGACCGAACGCCGCCGCGTGTACGACCAGGTTCAAGAACTCACAGCCCGAATCAAACAACGCTCCCGATAACGTTATCCACACCTGTGCACCGCCCTGAACTGGGGCGGTGCATTTTTTTGCCTGTGGATTCCTCGAGGAATTCCTGTTAAGTCCTCGAGGAATCCTCGAGGTTGTGCACCGATTCGCACACACCCTGTGGAGGCCGCCTGGGAGCCGCCACTCACAGGCAGTTGTCCCCATCGCTAACAGCCGCAGCTACCCACAGGCACTGACCAGGCAGACAGTCGGTTAACGCCTGTGGATTCCTCGAGGAGTCCCTGTTAAGTCCTCGAGGAATCCTCGAGTTGTGCACCTGTTCCTGCACACGTGTGCACAAACGCCGGTTTACGGTGGAACAACTCGAGGAGCACTCGAGGATGAATGCGGGACAACTTTCCGGCGTCCACAGACACCCCCGGTTCATCCTCGAGTCATCCGCCGGCCATCCCCACGGCACCATGCATCGCTACCTGCTAAAACAGGCGCAGTCCACAGATTCCACAGTGCCTACTACTACTTCAGTTCTCTCAATTAGAGAGATCTCTTCAAAACAGGGTGTGTGGAAAGTCCGTCGAGGAGGGTCACGCACCGAGCCACTCGCCGAAGAGCGCATCGAGGGCAGGAGCCAGGCACCGATCGACGCATCGGCAAGTTCGGCTGACTCGATCGACGCGATACCCGGAACTCGCTCGTTCACACACATCCCGGCACTCACTGGTGCATGCACCGGAGGGTCGGGCTAGGTTCATCCGGACTTCCCGAGTACGGTTTGTTCTCGGTCGCCCATGCCAGACTTTCGAGGGGCGGCCGATCCAGTACCCTCTTACGACGTTCGGCCCCGCACACGGATCACGGCAGTATCGACTCCAAGACTGGGAGAGGACAGATCGGGCGATGGAAAGCATGAAGTTTCGGGTCGCCCGTGAGGATTTCGCGGAATCCGTTGCCTGGGTCGCACGCAGCCTCCCCTCCCGGCCTCCGGTGCCCGTCCTGGGCGGTGTGCTGCTGGTAGCCAACGAGGACGGCCTGACGGTCTCCGGCTTCGACTACGAGGTGTCCGCGCAGATGCGCGTCGCCGCCGAGGTCGCCGGTCCCGGTGAGGTTCTCGTCTCCGGCCGCCTGCTGGCCGACATCACCAAGGCGCTGTCCAACAAGCCGGTCGATGTCTCCGTCGACGGCACCCGGGTCCTGATCAGCTGCGGCAGCGCCAAGTTCTCCCTGCCCACCATGCCGGTCGAGGACTATCCCCAGCTTCCCGAAGTTCCGCAGATGACCGGTGAACTCGGTGTGGATGTTTTCGCCGAGGCGGTCGGCCAGGTCGCCGTCGCCGCCGGCCGCGACGACACGCTGCCCATGCTCACCGGTATCCGCGTCGAGATCGAGGGCTCCAAGGTCGTTCTCGCGGCCACCGACCGGTTCCGCCTCGCGGTGCGCCACATCGAGTGGAAGCCGGAGAAGTCCGATATCGAGACCGCGGTGCTGATTCCGGCCAAGACGCTCTCCGAGGCCGCCAAGACCCTCGGTGCCTCCGATGCCCCCGTGCAGCTGTCCCTGGGCACAGGAGCGGGCGCGGATGGCCTGCTGGGCATCGTGAACGCCGGTCGCCGCACCACCACGCGCCTGCTCGATGCCGAGTTCCCCAAGTTCCGCCAGTTGCTCCCCAAGGAGCACACTTCCATTGCCACGCTGTCGGTCTCGGCGCTGTCCGAAGCCATCAAGCGTGTCGCGCTGGTGGCCGAGCGCGGGGCCCAGGTGCGCCTGGAGTTCTCCAGCGAGGGTCTGCTGCTGTCGGCGGGTGGCGACGACGCCGGCCGCGCCGAGGAGTGGCTGGAGGCCGATTTCCGCGGCGAACCGCTGACCATCGCGTTCAACCCCGGCTATCTCGTCGACGGTCTCTCGGCGCTGCACTCGGATCGGGTCACCTTCGGGTTCACCACGCCGAGCCGCCCCGCGGTGCTGCTGCCGGTCGGCGAGGTCGAGCCCGAAGTGCTCGACTCCGGTGCCTTCGCCGCGCTGCCGAGCCCCTACATCTACCTGTTGATGCCGGTCCGGCTGCCGGGCTGATCCCCAGGGGTGCAAACGTCTGTGCATAACCGGGTGCAACCCGGTCCAATCGTCGTGGGGACGGGTTCTTCCGCAGGTCAGAATGGGTTAACGATGTTCATCCGGGCGCTGTCACTGCGTGATTTCCGGTCCTGGGAACAGGCCGAGCTGGAATTATCCCCAGGCCGCACCGTCTTCTTGGGGTCGAATGGCAACGGCAAGACGAACCTGGTCGAGGCGATCGGTTACCTGGCGACACTCGCCTCCCATCGGGTCGCCGCCGATGCGCCGATGATCCGCATAGGCGCCCCGAAGGCCCGAGTCGGCGCCACCGTGGTCAACACCGGCCGGGAATTGCGCATCGATGTCGAACTGAACGCCGGCGCGGCCAACAAGGCACAGATCAACCGATCGCCGGTGCGCCGGCCACGCGAGATTCTCGGCATTCTGCAGACGGTGTTGTTCGCGCCGGAGGATTTGTCGCTGGTCCGCGGCGATCCGGGGGAGCGGCGGCGCTTCCTCGACGAGTTGTGCACAGCTCGGCTCCCACGGCTCGCCGCGGTACGGGCGGACTACGACCGGGTGCTGCGCCAGCGCTCGGCATTGCTGAAAACCGCTGGACGACAGGCACGTTCGAAGTCGGATCTGAGCACCCTCGACGTGTGGGACGGCCACCTGGCGACCCATGCCGCAGAGTTGCTGGCGCAGCGGCTGCGCCTGGTGCACGATCTTTATCCCCATCTTGCACAGGCTTATTCATCGATCGCGCCCGAATCCCGGCCCGCCGCAATCGGATACCGCAGCGGCTATCTGCCACCGGAATTGCTCGACCCGGCGCGGGAACCGCAGCCCGGTGACGCCCCGGATCTGGAAGCGATCATGTTGCGCGAGTTGGGGATTGCCCGATCCAAGGAATTGGAACGCGGGGTGTGCCTGGTCGGCCCGCACCGCGACGACCTGGACCTGCTGCTGGGCAGCTCGCCGGCGAAAGGCTTTGCCAGCCACGGGGAATCGTGGTCGTTCGCCCTGTCGTTGCGGCTGGGCGCGTTCGAGCTGCTGCGCGCCGGCGGCACCGAGCCGGTCCTGCTGCTCGACGATGTCTTCGCCGAACTCGACCGCCGCCGCCGCACCGCGCTGGCCGCCGTGGCCGCCGGCGCCGAGCAGGTCCTCATCACCGCCGCCGTCCCCGAAGATGTGCCGGCCGAACTCGAGGCGGTGCCGCTGCGGGTGGAAACCACCGGGGAGGCAGACCGGCGCACCTCTCGAATCGTCACACCTGACGATTTGGGACAGCGCGATGTCGGTGATCTCCCGTAGAGTTCCCTCCGCCGCGTCCCCGGATCGGCGGTGGTCACCGGCTCGAAGAGTTATCCACAGGTTCTGTGGACAACTTGGCACGAATCGCCGCCGCCACCGTCCTGCGGCTTGGTGGCTCGAATTGTGGTTGTTGTGCAGAACACCCACTTGACCGGGGCGAACAGACGTTCGATCTTGTGTGCTCGAGCCGCTGACCACGGGATTTCCACCCCCGGCCAGCTGCATCAGCGCCTGGGGACAACTCGGCAAAACTGGGGACAACCCGGAACGGAGCAGGTGATGACCGACCAGTCGGAACAGCACGGCGCCGGTGCACAACCACCCGGCGGCGAACCGGAGCTGCGCGGTGTCGATCTGGCCCGGCGCGCCCTCGAGGAGGCCAGGGCGGCGGCGCGGGCCAGCGGTAAATCGGTCGGCCAGGGCCGGGCCTCGCCGAAGCGGAGCCTGCGCCCCGGTGCGCGCCGTGGTCGTTCGGGATGGTCCGGCCCGGGTCCGGATGCCCGTGATCCACAGCCCCTGTTCAAACTCGCGGGCTCCCTCGCCAAGAATCGAGGCTGGTCGGCAAAGGTCGCCGAGGGCATGGTCTTCGGTCAGTGGTCGACGGTCGTGGGGGAGGACATCGCCTCGCACGCGAATCCGGTGACGCTGAAGGACGGTGTGCTGTCCATCGCCGCCGAATCCACCGCCTGGGCAACCCAACTGCGCATGCTGCAGAGCCAGATCCTGGCCAAGATCGCGGCCGCGGTGGGGAACGGCATCGTCACCCAGTTGAAGATCACCGGGCCCGCAGCTCCGAGCTGGCGCAAGGGCGAACGCCACGTCCGCGGTCGCGGCCCACGCGACACCTACGGGTAGACCACGCTATTTCGGGGCAAGTAACTAGTGCGCCCTAGGCGGTCGGAGAGACGGATCAAACCGCCGGATGGCCGACGGGACACGTGTGGAGTCGATTTCTTTGAGCCACGGAGCCGTGAGGGGTGTGTTAGGTGCACTGTGGCTTGGGTCTACCAGTAGGATGGTGGCGTAACTAGCGGCGAACCTTCGGCGCGTTCGGATCGGCACGCTCTCGGACCCCAG
Coding sequences within:
- the dnaA gene encoding chromosomal replication initiator protein DnaA — encoded protein: MDDEQNVLATVWPEVIAELTTGSPDGAIPPVTRAQQAWLKLVKPITVAQGFALLSVPSSLAQEAIERDLREPILRSLGRRLGPQVEGLGVRIAAPPQSPSDRSAANPRHARMTSRPERREPRRAPAPDYSARGDYGQPQRYGATTDYDSAPDYQQGGGDYAPAADYQPAPNYEPDYQPQPEYEPMPEYGPANDYYSGQDYPAPVSAPAAPAPEPAARPNGQSTRRESGPPGQESLFTPEPVPMRGPGRDPGGRSSHHDEPEPVIAAVHQPVREHPGREHPSREHQPREHQAREHPGREHQPREQQPARDSRPAHPDHEDDDEPIVSARNSWPTYFTKTQETPAPSSSASLNAKYTFETFVIGASNRFAHAAAVAIAEAPARAYNPLFVWGASGLGKTHLLHAAGHYAQRLFPGMRVKYVSTEEFTNDFINSLRDDRKVAFKRRYRETDILLVDDIQFIEGKEGIQEEFFHTFNTLHNANKQIVVSSDRPPKQLATLEERLRTRFEWGLITDVQPPELETRIAILRKKARMDRLDVPHDVMELIASRVERNIRELEGALIRVTAFASLNGQPLDLPLAEVVLRDLMPETAALEINAATIMAVTAEYFNTTLEELTGPGKARPLAQARQIAMYLCRELTDLSLPKIGQAFGRDHTTVMYAEKKVRKEMTERRRVYDQVQELTARIKQRSR
- the dnaN gene encoding DNA polymerase III subunit beta; its protein translation is MKFRVAREDFAESVAWVARSLPSRPPVPVLGGVLLVANEDGLTVSGFDYEVSAQMRVAAEVAGPGEVLVSGRLLADITKALSNKPVDVSVDGTRVLISCGSAKFSLPTMPVEDYPQLPEVPQMTGELGVDVFAEAVGQVAVAAGRDDTLPMLTGIRVEIEGSKVVLAATDRFRLAVRHIEWKPEKSDIETAVLIPAKTLSEAAKTLGASDAPVQLSLGTGAGADGLLGIVNAGRRTTTRLLDAEFPKFRQLLPKEHTSIATLSVSALSEAIKRVALVAERGAQVRLEFSSEGLLLSAGGDDAGRAEEWLEADFRGEPLTIAFNPGYLVDGLSALHSDRVTFGFTTPSRPAVLLPVGEVEPEVLDSGAFAALPSPYIYLLMPVRLPG
- the recF gene encoding DNA replication/repair protein RecF (All proteins in this family for which functions are known are DNA-binding proteins that assist the filamentation of RecA onto DNA for the initiation of recombination or recombinational repair.), producing the protein MFIRALSLRDFRSWEQAELELSPGRTVFLGSNGNGKTNLVEAIGYLATLASHRVAADAPMIRIGAPKARVGATVVNTGRELRIDVELNAGAANKAQINRSPVRRPREILGILQTVLFAPEDLSLVRGDPGERRRFLDELCTARLPRLAAVRADYDRVLRQRSALLKTAGRQARSKSDLSTLDVWDGHLATHAAELLAQRLRLVHDLYPHLAQAYSSIAPESRPAAIGYRSGYLPPELLDPAREPQPGDAPDLEAIMLRELGIARSKELERGVCLVGPHRDDLDLLLGSSPAKGFASHGESWSFALSLRLGAFELLRAGGTEPVLLLDDVFAELDRRRRTALAAVAAGAEQVLITAAVPEDVPAELEAVPLRVETTGEADRRTSRIVTPDDLGQRDVGDLP
- a CDS encoding DUF721 family protein; its protein translation is MTDQSEQHGAGAQPPGGEPELRGVDLARRALEEARAAARASGKSVGQGRASPKRSLRPGARRGRSGWSGPGPDARDPQPLFKLAGSLAKNRGWSAKVAEGMVFGQWSTVVGEDIASHANPVTLKDGVLSIAAESTAWATQLRMLQSQILAKIAAAVGNGIVTQLKITGPAAPSWRKGERHVRGRGPRDTYG